The sequence AGGACCTGAAATACTGATTGCTGCAAAAGGCATATTATTATGGTTTAGTATTGGTGCTGCGATACAGTGTAATCCAATTTCAAGTTCTTCAAAATCCTCCGCATATCCTTTCTTTTTTATGTTTTCCAAAGATTCAATCAATGTTTTTTTATCACATATTGTGTTGCTTGTGAATTTGGTTAATTCCATCCTGCTAATTTTATCTTTTAATATTTCAGAAGAAAGATTAGCAAGTATAGCTTTTCCTACTGCTGTACAATGAAGAGGTTGCCTTCCTCCCACTAAAGTACTGATAGCAATGGAAAGAGGACTTTCTACTTTTTCCAGATATATTACCGATAAATCATGTAATATAACTAAATTAGCTGTTTCATGATACATATTAACTAATCGTTCTAAATAAGGGACAACTATATGTCTTAGAGACGAATTCACTTTGGTACCTAATCGAAATAGCTTAAGACCCAATTTATATTTTCCTGAATTATCATTTTTTTCAAGAATACCATTTGCATATAGTGTAGAAATTAAACCAAAGGTAGTACTTTTATGAAGCCCTACCAATTTGCTAATCTCCGTAACTCCTAATTCTTCATTATTTTCAAAGCAATTTAATATTTTTATTGCTCTGTCTACCGATTGTATAATTTTTTCATTATCCAATTGAATACCCCCTAACAATATTAGTGTTATATTATAGAACTATATATTATAATATAACACAAAACACTATCATTATAACATATAAAATAACAAAAAAACAACCTTATTTAAATAATAAATCATCTATTGCTTTTTATTGAATCTTTTTGTATTGTAGTATAATAAGGGTTAGAGTCAAGGAGGTAACTGATAAAATGGACTGGAATATTAGAAAATTTGAAGATTTAAATAATAAGGAATTATATGATATTTTGAGATTAAGAAATCAAGTGTTTATTGTGGAACAGAATTGTCCTTATGAGGATTGCGATAATAGAGATAAAGATGCCTATCATTTATTTTTAGAGAATAATGAAGAAATAATCGCATATTTGAGAATATTAAAAAGGGGAGTTTCATATGAAGAAGTTTCTATCGGGAGAGTTGTTGTGGATAAAAAATATCGTAGAAAAGATATAGCCAGAAATATGATGGTAAAGGCAATAGATTTTATTGAAAGAAGTTTAAAAGAAAGAGAAATTAGAATTTCAGCTCAAGCATATCTTGTAAATTTCTATAAAAGTTTTGGATTTAAAGAAGTTTCTGAACCATACTTGGAAGATAACATACCTCATATTGAAATGTTTTATAGTAGGGTAATATAAAGTAATATAACAATATTGAAAAACGATTATTAGTTTACATAATATTATTATGTAAACTAATAATCGTCTTCCTAAGCAAAAATAAATTCTTAGAAAATTTTTCTGGGAATTTATTTTTGTTTGGAGATAGATTTTATAATTTTATTACGAAATAATAGGTGAAGGAACTAAAAGATGACTACATGTAGGATTTAATTTTAGTTAGAGAAGGTGAAATTTTTGAAAATAACCGAAGAAAATTTTATACAGGAGATGAAATCAGGGAATGAAAAATCCTTAGATTATGTAATAGATAATTATGCTTGGATAATAAAAACTGTTCTTAAGAATCATCTTCATTATATTCCAAATTATTATGAGGATTGTATGAATGATTGCTTACTTGCAATTTGGGAGAATATTGATTCATATAGTCCCGAGATATCTGCTTTTAAAAATTGGGTTGGTGGAATTGCTAAATATAAAGCTATAGATTATAAAAGAAAGTATCTGAAAGAAATGAAGAACAAAAATATTGAAGATGAAA is a genomic window of Acidilutibacter cellobiosedens containing:
- a CDS encoding IclR family transcriptional regulator, which translates into the protein MDNEKIIQSVDRAIKILNCFENNEELGVTEISKLVGLHKSTTFGLISTLYANGILEKNDNSGKYKLGLKLFRLGTKVNSSLRHIVVPYLERLVNMYHETANLVILHDLSVIYLEKVESPLSIAISTLVGGRQPLHCTAVGKAILANLSSEILKDKISRMELTKFTSNTICDKKTLIESLENIKKKGYAEDFEELEIGLHCIAAPILNHNNMPFAAISISGPTSRMNEDLCREIGLSLVQYTREISQKLGFI
- a CDS encoding GNAT family N-acetyltransferase; translation: MDWNIRKFEDLNNKELYDILRLRNQVFIVEQNCPYEDCDNRDKDAYHLFLENNEEIIAYLRILKRGVSYEEVSIGRVVVDKKYRRKDIARNMMVKAIDFIERSLKEREIRISAQAYLVNFYKSFGFKEVSEPYLEDNIPHIEMFYSRVI
- a CDS encoding sigma-70 family RNA polymerase sigma factor, giving the protein MKITEENFIQEMKSGNEKSLDYVIDNYAWIIKTVLKNHLHYIPNYYEDCMNDCLLAIWENIDSYSPEISAFKNWVGGIAKYKAIDYKRKYLKEMKNKNIEDEIIPVEDKSLEKIISKEISEETEEMLNLLSPEDKNIFKKLYIEEFNMDEVSDKTGLTKSVIYNRISRGRNKIKNLFNLKGGKDSEKV